One window from the genome of Erwinia sorbitola encodes:
- a CDS encoding GlcNAc-transferase family protein → MDNVPYIFVSIASYRDSELIPTLEDMISRCDNPHALRISICWQCSGEISIFLNHGMQLIEKRLHNGFNLYVFHYKKCVIRVISVHYYLSQGACWARHIAETLFDNEKYFLQIDSHCRFISGWDSEMITMLDRLLPHSPKPVITGYPPGYQPDKPTEKSGELIRIIFRGFSPDKILQLSPLVMNEKIDSPIRGSYLAGGFIFSLGSFVTDIPNDPNIFFEGEEIAMAVRAFTHGYDIYHPDKVLLWHFYGREEHVKVWSDHGEEAKSKGNIKQAWWERDASSKKRVNILLGQEKDTQCNLGMYGLGSQRTLSQFERRAGVHFSTCQVHPDVTGDQHLSYFSCGDLVESEWLSQLVGIHKKTIEFTPEQIDLLDKNALYWYIAIYTKSNHLIEQKTVYQNEIEEKMSSSDNSRFSIPVEITSNGSLTPYSVRICSFSGNSGWGETLEEAW, encoded by the coding sequence ATGGATAATGTACCTTATATATTTGTCAGCATCGCGAGCTATCGCGACTCTGAACTTATTCCCACACTTGAGGATATGATCTCCCGGTGTGATAATCCGCACGCTTTGCGCATCAGCATCTGCTGGCAGTGTAGTGGGGAGATCTCCATATTCCTCAATCATGGAATGCAACTTATCGAGAAGCGGTTGCATAACGGATTCAACCTGTATGTTTTCCATTATAAAAAATGCGTTATTCGTGTAATCAGCGTTCACTACTATCTTAGCCAGGGTGCGTGCTGGGCAAGGCATATTGCGGAAACTCTCTTCGATAATGAAAAGTATTTCCTGCAAATTGACTCCCACTGCCGTTTTATATCAGGCTGGGACAGCGAGATGATAACTATGCTGGACAGGTTATTACCACATAGTCCAAAACCGGTGATTACCGGATATCCGCCCGGGTATCAGCCGGATAAACCCACGGAAAAATCAGGCGAGCTGATAAGAATAATATTCAGAGGGTTCTCTCCAGATAAAATTCTCCAGCTTAGTCCTCTGGTGATGAACGAGAAGATCGACTCTCCGATAAGAGGAAGCTACCTGGCCGGTGGATTTATCTTTTCATTGGGTAGTTTCGTTACGGATATCCCCAACGATCCCAATATATTTTTTGAAGGTGAAGAGATCGCGATGGCCGTCAGGGCATTTACTCATGGTTATGATATTTACCATCCTGATAAAGTTCTGTTATGGCATTTTTATGGTCGAGAGGAGCACGTAAAAGTGTGGTCCGATCATGGTGAAGAAGCCAAATCTAAAGGTAATATTAAACAAGCCTGGTGGGAACGGGATGCCAGCTCTAAAAAACGAGTGAATATCCTGTTGGGCCAGGAAAAAGATACGCAGTGTAATCTGGGTATGTATGGTCTTGGTTCGCAGCGCACTCTTAGCCAGTTTGAAAGAAGAGCGGGTGTGCATTTCTCAACATGCCAGGTACATCCAGATGTGACAGGCGATCAACATCTATCTTACTTCTCCTGCGGGGATCTGGTTGAAAGCGAATGGTTATCTCAGCTTGTCGGAATACATAAAAAAACCATCGAATTTACCCCGGAACAAATTGACCTGTTAGATAAAAATGCACTGTATTGGTACATAGCTATCTATACCAAAAGTAATCATCTGATAGAACAAAAAACAGTTTATCAGAATGAAATAGAGGAAAAAATGTCATCATCCGATAACAGCAGATTCTCAATACCTGTAGAAATTACATCAAATGGTTCTTTAACTCCTTATTCCGTCCGCATCTGCTCATTTTCCGGTAATTCGGGTTGGGGAGAAACGTTAGAGGAGGCATGGTAA
- a CDS encoding fimbrial protein, with translation MKLLWNKFFLACCALISPAVHAACTLDVGGEFGGVAPITFNIPSQVLSISADLPADTSTPFASFRTTTAGNYVTYINCTPNVDPYGGSVYNLPIQGVNNIYATQIPGIGVKVAWNNSVAPRYMPFRNHVPDIYGRLSIDYRSYWIIEFYKTSETLRITPNMVNTVLSGGEIGYFWVLTDSIANYGQKLVTGRIDIVSTPACTFSNSKSIDFNTVSQQTITTGVERPLYFDMNCRTDYSTYSVTASVFATSRTPDGKYISVTDAGGSSDTMKIKITDSNDREISVDGRTTRQVTSFNNIPAEFKWKATLLSSGTANTRPTAGRFNARAEIILQVK, from the coding sequence ATGAAACTGTTATGGAATAAATTTTTCCTCGCCTGTTGCGCGTTAATTAGCCCCGCAGTACACGCTGCATGTACCCTCGACGTAGGAGGGGAATTCGGTGGTGTTGCACCTATTACTTTCAATATTCCGTCGCAGGTACTGAGTATCAGTGCAGATTTACCGGCTGACACGTCCACGCCGTTTGCCAGTTTCCGCACCACTACCGCAGGAAATTACGTAACTTATATCAACTGTACCCCGAATGTGGATCCGTATGGCGGTTCAGTCTATAACCTGCCGATACAAGGTGTTAATAACATCTATGCCACGCAAATCCCCGGCATTGGAGTAAAAGTCGCCTGGAACAACAGCGTAGCACCCAGATATATGCCTTTCCGAAATCACGTGCCGGATATTTACGGCCGCCTGTCCATTGATTACCGTTCTTACTGGATTATTGAGTTTTATAAAACATCAGAAACATTGCGAATTACGCCAAATATGGTAAACACCGTTCTTTCAGGTGGTGAAATAGGGTATTTCTGGGTATTGACGGATTCAATAGCAAACTATGGACAAAAGTTAGTGACCGGACGAATCGATATTGTCAGTACGCCAGCCTGTACCTTCTCGAATAGCAAAAGTATCGATTTTAATACTGTCTCACAACAAACAATAACTACCGGCGTTGAGAGGCCACTGTATTTTGATATGAATTGCCGAACAGACTATAGCACCTATTCTGTTACGGCTTCGGTGTTTGCCACATCGCGGACGCCAGACGGAAAGTACATTAGCGTTACCGATGCGGGTGGGTCATCAGACACCATGAAAATAAAAATCACTGACAGCAATGACAGAGAAATTTCTGTTGATGGCAGAACAACCAGACAGGTCACCAGCTTTAACAACATTCCAGCAGAATTTAAGTGGAAAGCAACACTGCTCTCTTCCGGCACAGCAAATACCCGCCCGACCGCAGGCCGGTTTAATGCCAGAGCTGAAATTATATTACAGGTGAAGTAG
- a CDS encoding type VI secretion system protein TssA, protein MSDNTITEISKFYSNLLQPVSAVFPCGDSLEYDSDFILLLSKIQPRQDAEYGNFVEQAEPVNWSEVERECAALMQKSKDLRLFIIMMRCRIKRLGLIAVEEGITALKTLIETYPDSYYPLLMDEDEFEPLMRSNAFSELDDTAGLIADLRNLKLPKAAGQIISVKDFEKSFSSPREVDALPEAMITAMLEEWQVQDNQEIASLKTASASLLDIHSLLRESLGEEAPDLPLITHLLTLFAKSSAVINEGNSQQESQETQFEENKQEIAVTLKPEEEAAAQPVRRSIPSSQINSLIETREDALARLGEIRNWFTRVEPSSPVIILLQLAESMVGKRFTELLKMLPSEIIDKIDSENT, encoded by the coding sequence GTGTCTGATAACACCATCACTGAGATAAGTAAGTTCTACAGCAATCTTTTACAGCCCGTCTCAGCGGTGTTTCCATGCGGAGACAGCCTGGAATATGATTCTGACTTTATTTTACTGCTGTCGAAAATACAACCAAGGCAGGATGCCGAATACGGTAATTTTGTTGAACAAGCTGAACCAGTAAATTGGTCAGAGGTCGAGCGTGAATGTGCCGCCCTGATGCAGAAAAGTAAAGATCTGCGCCTGTTTATTATCATGATGCGCTGTCGGATAAAACGGCTGGGCCTGATAGCCGTTGAGGAAGGAATAACCGCCTTAAAAACGCTGATAGAAACCTATCCAGACAGCTATTACCCGCTATTAATGGATGAAGATGAATTTGAACCATTAATGCGCTCCAATGCATTCTCAGAGCTGGATGATACTGCGGGATTAATCGCTGATTTAAGAAATCTAAAACTACCCAAAGCTGCGGGACAGATTATTTCGGTAAAAGATTTTGAGAAATCATTTTCTTCTCCCAGGGAGGTCGATGCACTTCCTGAAGCAATGATCACTGCCATGCTCGAAGAGTGGCAGGTACAGGATAACCAGGAGATCGCCTCTTTAAAAACGGCATCAGCATCATTGCTGGACATTCATTCTCTGCTCAGAGAGAGCCTGGGAGAGGAGGCCCCCGACCTGCCTTTAATTACCCATCTACTCACGCTTTTTGCAAAGTCATCAGCAGTAATTAACGAGGGTAATAGCCAGCAAGAGAGCCAGGAAACTCAGTTTGAAGAAAATAAGCAGGAGATAGCTGTAACCTTAAAACCAGAGGAAGAAGCAGCCGCACAGCCAGTAAGACGATCCATACCCTCGTCACAAATAAATAGCCTTATAGAAACCCGCGAAGATGCTCTGGCCCGGCTGGGTGAGATTAGAAACTGGTTTACTCGTGTGGAACCAAGCAGCCCGGTAATCATCTTGCTGCAGCTGGCTGAAAGTATGGTTGGAAAGCGTTTCACCGAACTGCTGAAAATGCTGCCGTCAGAAATCATAGATAAAATTGATAGCGAGAACACATAA
- the tssG gene encoding type VI secretion system baseplate subunit TssG, with product MKENALIEPLSSQLGAWFQQDEPWGAGYISVMRAIAAKKSEMPPIGKATLPGQEFFRVGQCASMAFAPREISAISLEDGRVNFELFGLGIWGPQGSMPLHYSELAYSRSEAHDHTLTDFINIFHHRALSQLYRAWFLSQDTASLDREYDERFSFYIGSLIGIDAQEISDTHLPPHARLASSSHLIRESRNPEGIIGALHYYFQVPVRMEEFAEQWIRLDPADQTILGDGSCALLLGDGAILGNTVRDCQHKFKLILGPLKLEEYMQFSPWGEDLPVLQEWVKNFVGYEYAWDIQLVLAAEEVPHATLNGTHQLGYATWLERLDNIEPVSGMSFEPEIYCHA from the coding sequence ATGAAAGAAAACGCTCTGATTGAGCCACTCTCTTCGCAGCTGGGTGCCTGGTTCCAACAGGACGAACCCTGGGGCGCAGGTTACATCAGCGTTATGCGGGCGATCGCGGCCAAAAAAAGCGAGATGCCGCCGATTGGTAAGGCAACGCTTCCCGGTCAGGAGTTCTTCCGCGTTGGCCAGTGTGCCAGTATGGCCTTCGCGCCGCGTGAAATATCGGCTATTTCGCTGGAAGACGGGCGGGTTAACTTTGAACTGTTTGGTTTAGGTATCTGGGGCCCGCAGGGGTCGATGCCATTGCATTACTCCGAGCTGGCTTATTCACGTTCCGAGGCTCATGACCATACGCTAACCGATTTTATTAATATATTTCATCACCGGGCTTTATCGCAGCTCTATCGCGCCTGGTTTTTATCACAGGATACGGCCTCTCTCGATCGTGAATATGATGAAAGATTCTCTTTTTATATCGGAAGTCTTATCGGTATCGATGCTCAGGAAATAAGTGACACACACTTACCTCCGCATGCACGCCTCGCTTCATCTTCACATCTTATCCGCGAGTCTCGCAATCCGGAGGGGATAATCGGCGCATTGCATTACTATTTCCAGGTGCCCGTACGAATGGAGGAGTTTGCAGAACAGTGGATACGCCTTGATCCAGCAGATCAAACTATTCTCGGAGATGGCAGCTGCGCGCTGCTGCTCGGCGATGGGGCGATCCTCGGCAATACGGTGAGAGATTGTCAGCACAAATTCAAACTTATCCTCGGCCCGCTTAAGCTGGAAGAATATATGCAGTTTAGCCCCTGGGGAGAAGATCTGCCGGTTCTCCAGGAGTGGGTAAAAAATTTTGTTGGCTATGAGTATGCATGGGATATACAGCTGGTGCTGGCTGCTGAAGAAGTTCCCCACGCTACGCTAAATGGCACACACCAGCTTGGTTATGCTACCTGGCTTGAAAGGCTGGATAATATTGAACCTGTATCAGGAATGAGTTTTGAGCCTGAGATTTACTGTCATGCCTGA
- the tssF gene encoding type VI secretion system baseplate subunit TssF, with protein MDHKFLDYYNQELTFMKEMSREFAEKHPKIAGRLGMHGIDVADPYVERLIESFCFLSARTQIKLDAEFPKFTQRLLDVVYPNYNSPTPSIGVVQLQPNLKEGDLMQGYAVPKNSAFHTRILPGEASRCEFRNGQDLTLWPIEIADARLTSIPPDMCNLERYRISNSRIKGALRIKLRLQGEILFSQLEGLDRLPIFIDGDERLVSHIFELLHTSHVAMIVRAGGEEKGEDFVVSEKPVTFEGLKPEQSVLPLSWNMFHGHNLIQEYFSCRQRFYFFTLNQLAAGLQHNESNEAELIILLDRLPQDLIGHIDASRFLLFCTPVINLFPKLVDRIEINRALNSFHVVPDRSRPLDFEVFSVNRLLGQKAESSDEVIFKPLYHTRHADDGNFGRYFSLRREARVKDHNKRKYDTRTPYVSTEVFVSLVDQHEAPFSDDIRYLSIDTMVTNRDLPRLISSSGSFDLTMPGSVPIHGARFVCQPSAPRPAFALGEAAWRLIRQLSFNYLPLSDMDHGPGGESLRNMLRLFLNGADQEAIAQVNSLVGCKSEPVIRRIPGNGLLVYGRGVNCRLTVDEEGFSGISPYLFGLIMENYLSRHAAINIFTETELHSMQRGLIARWQARPGRRGAL; from the coding sequence GTGGATCATAAATTTCTTGATTATTACAATCAGGAACTTACGTTTATGAAAGAAATGTCACGTGAGTTTGCTGAGAAACATCCCAAAATTGCTGGCCGTCTGGGAATGCATGGCATAGATGTCGCCGATCCCTACGTAGAAAGATTAATCGAATCTTTCTGTTTTCTCTCTGCAAGAACTCAAATAAAACTGGATGCTGAGTTCCCTAAATTCACTCAGCGATTATTAGATGTTGTATATCCTAACTACAACTCTCCAACGCCTTCAATCGGTGTGGTGCAGCTACAGCCGAACCTGAAAGAAGGTGACCTGATGCAGGGCTATGCCGTTCCGAAAAATAGCGCATTTCATACCCGGATTTTACCCGGTGAAGCCTCACGCTGTGAATTTCGTAATGGGCAGGATCTGACACTTTGGCCAATTGAAATTGCGGATGCGCGCCTGACATCTATTCCTCCAGACATGTGTAATCTGGAGAGATACCGAATTTCCAACTCCCGAATAAAGGGAGCATTACGTATTAAACTCAGGCTGCAAGGAGAGATCTTATTTTCCCAGCTTGAGGGGTTGGATCGGCTTCCCATTTTTATTGATGGTGATGAGCGACTGGTATCGCATATTTTTGAGCTACTGCATACCAGCCATGTCGCGATGATTGTACGGGCGGGGGGAGAGGAAAAAGGTGAAGATTTTGTCGTCAGTGAAAAACCCGTTACCTTCGAGGGCTTAAAGCCAGAGCAGAGTGTGTTACCACTTTCGTGGAATATGTTTCACGGGCACAACCTTATACAGGAGTACTTCTCCTGCCGTCAGCGTTTTTACTTCTTCACGCTAAATCAGCTGGCCGCTGGTCTGCAACACAATGAGTCGAATGAGGCAGAACTGATCATCTTACTTGATCGATTACCACAGGATTTAATCGGTCATATTGATGCATCCCGCTTCCTGCTGTTCTGTACTCCTGTCATTAACCTTTTTCCTAAACTGGTCGACAGAATAGAGATCAACCGTGCACTGAACAGCTTCCATGTCGTTCCTGACCGCAGCAGGCCTCTGGATTTTGAGGTTTTTTCAGTAAACCGGCTGTTAGGACAGAAGGCAGAAAGCAGCGACGAAGTAATATTCAAGCCTTTGTATCATACCCGGCATGCCGACGATGGTAACTTTGGCCGCTATTTCTCACTGCGCAGAGAAGCCAGAGTAAAAGATCACAATAAAAGAAAATACGACACACGTACCCCATACGTCAGTACTGAGGTTTTCGTTTCATTGGTTGATCAGCATGAGGCACCTTTTAGCGACGATATCCGCTACCTTTCCATCGATACGATGGTGACTAACCGCGATCTGCCTCGTCTGATCTCAAGTAGCGGTAGTTTCGATCTGACTATGCCCGGCTCTGTCCCGATTCACGGTGCCAGATTTGTTTGTCAGCCCAGTGCTCCAAGGCCAGCATTTGCTTTGGGCGAAGCCGCCTGGCGGCTGATTCGCCAGCTCAGTTTCAACTACCTGCCTCTTTCCGATATGGATCATGGGCCGGGAGGAGAATCGCTGCGAAATATGCTTCGCCTGTTTCTTAATGGCGCCGACCAGGAAGCGATTGCTCAGGTTAACAGCCTTGTGGGCTGTAAAAGTGAGCCGGTTATTCGTCGCATTCCCGGTAACGGCCTGTTGGTATATGGCCGTGGCGTAAATTGCAGGTTAACCGTAGATGAAGAGGGATTTTCCGGCATCAGCCCGTACTTATTTGGTCTGATCATGGAGAACTATCTCTCACGCCATGCAGCGATCAATATTTTTACTGAAACAGAATTGCACTCGATGCAAAGAGGCCTTATTGCACGCTGGCAAGCCCGCCCAGGAAGGCGTGGAGCACTGTGA